A window of the Haloarcula litorea genome harbors these coding sequences:
- a CDS encoding formate/nitrite transporter family protein: MSDGPDRETAVRDAVDRSQSGAPAGGHVIRDRFSADEIFQRIIVAADHEVTATRRELLASGLAAGFAITVTFLLYASLYAATGGDPITSALLYPLGFVFIILGDYQLYTENTLPPVALTLERLASLPALFRIWGLVLVANLAGGALGALALASTGVLSAEAALAAEGFARKAIETPWWTLFSKAVFAGLIVAGVVWVDFSLRDSVSRLLLVYVAFLAIPFGNLYHVVVSATEMLYLVLAGDLGLVVGITQFVLPVLLGNSLGGVVLVTVVNYFQTTERRLENARQAGKKRQLTVREWLLGPISDSGRSYVPVDGHERD, from the coding sequence ATGAGCGACGGACCAGACCGCGAGACGGCGGTTCGGGACGCCGTCGATCGGTCACAGAGCGGTGCTCCCGCGGGCGGCCACGTCATCAGAGACCGGTTCTCGGCCGACGAGATCTTCCAGCGCATCATCGTCGCCGCCGACCACGAGGTGACGGCGACCCGGCGCGAACTCCTCGCCAGCGGCCTCGCGGCGGGGTTCGCCATCACCGTCACGTTCCTGCTGTACGCGTCGCTGTACGCCGCGACCGGCGGGGACCCGATCACGAGCGCGTTACTGTACCCGCTGGGGTTCGTGTTCATCATCCTCGGGGACTACCAGCTGTACACCGAGAACACGCTCCCGCCGGTGGCACTGACGCTAGAGCGACTCGCCAGCCTCCCGGCGCTGTTTCGCATCTGGGGGCTGGTGCTGGTGGCGAACCTCGCGGGCGGGGCCCTCGGGGCGCTCGCGCTCGCTTCGACGGGCGTCCTCTCGGCCGAGGCCGCGCTGGCCGCCGAGGGGTTCGCACGGAAGGCCATCGAGACCCCGTGGTGGACGCTGTTCTCGAAGGCGGTGTTCGCCGGGCTCATCGTCGCCGGCGTCGTCTGGGTGGACTTCTCGCTGCGGGACAGCGTGTCGCGGCTCCTGCTGGTGTACGTCGCCTTCCTGGCGATCCCCTTCGGGAACCTCTATCACGTCGTCGTCTCGGCCACCGAGATGCTCTACCTCGTCCTCGCCGGGGACCTCGGGCTGGTCGTCGGGATCACCCAGTTCGTCCTGCCGGTGTTGCTGGGCAACTCGCTGGGCGGCGTGGTGCTGGTCACCGTCGTCAACTACTTCCAGACGACCGAGCGACGGCTGGAGAACGCCCGCCAGGCCGGGAAGAAGCGCCAGCTCACCGTCCGCGAGTGGCTCCTCGGGCCGATCTCCGACTCCGGGCGCTCGTACGTCCCGGTCGACGGTCACGAGCGCGACTGA
- a CDS encoding PrsW family intramembrane metalloprotease codes for MSDDNTDPVAAGLSGSTDLYDVAEWEPRSALDRAAVSLHGLLHASRRWLLVLLALVLFVAQLAGTVFLAVRQPELGVLGLLSALPALAIVGYVWYDDPTMREPVETLAIVFILSILFASIAALVNTLLRPVFSWVPVVGMVLYFFLVVGPIEETVKWLGIRIGAFDTMDAVVDGMVYGAVAGLGFATIENALYISQGYTQAVSAQDASPIGAALRTATSRAFVGPGHVLYSAFAGYYLGLAKFNPDDAGPIVVKGLVIAAVIHAFYNTSVTYLPQLLPFWNGLVFVGFVIVFDASVGYVLYRKLQRYQSHYHEANGSEA; via the coding sequence GTGTCCGACGACAACACCGATCCGGTCGCAGCTGGACTGTCCGGTTCGACCGACCTCTACGACGTGGCGGAGTGGGAACCGCGCTCGGCGCTCGATCGGGCGGCGGTGAGCCTCCACGGGCTCCTCCACGCCTCCCGGCGGTGGCTCCTCGTCCTGCTGGCGCTGGTCCTGTTCGTCGCACAGCTCGCGGGAACCGTCTTCCTGGCCGTCCGACAGCCCGAACTCGGCGTCCTCGGCCTGCTGTCTGCGCTCCCGGCGCTCGCCATCGTCGGGTACGTCTGGTACGACGACCCGACGATGCGCGAACCGGTCGAGACACTCGCGATCGTGTTCATCCTCTCGATCCTGTTCGCCAGCATCGCCGCGCTCGTGAACACGCTGTTGCGGCCGGTGTTCTCCTGGGTCCCCGTCGTCGGGATGGTGCTGTACTTCTTCCTCGTCGTCGGCCCGATCGAGGAGACGGTGAAGTGGCTGGGCATCCGGATCGGGGCCTTCGACACGATGGACGCCGTCGTCGACGGGATGGTCTACGGTGCCGTCGCCGGCCTGGGCTTTGCCACCATCGAGAACGCGCTGTACATCTCACAGGGGTACACGCAGGCCGTCTCGGCGCAGGACGCCAGCCCGATCGGCGCTGCGCTCCGGACGGCGACCAGCAGAGCGTTCGTCGGCCCCGGTCACGTCCTCTACTCGGCGTTCGCGGGCTACTACCTCGGCCTGGCGAAGTTCAACCCAGACGACGCCGGCCCAATCGTCGTCAAGGGTCTGGTGATCGCGGCGGTCATCCACGCGTTCTACAACACGTCGGTGACGTACCTGCCACAGCTCCTCCCGTTCTGGAACGGGCTCGTCTTCGTCGGGTTCGTGATCGTCTTCGACGCCAGCGTCGGCTACGTCCTCTACCGGAAACTGCAGCGCTACCAGTCCCACTACCACGAGGCCAACGGCAGCGAAGCGTAG
- the purH gene encoding bifunctional phosphoribosylaminoimidazolecarboxamide formyltransferase/IMP cyclohydrolase, whose product MKLAGMASNRGRNLLNIADRSPGGAEFAVVLTNDADAPVLEDAAERGIPTEVVERDEDESRAAHEERVLDALAGYDFDLVTLDGYMRVLGETFLDAAPTTLNVHPSLLPNFAGMDPHEQVLDAGVKVTGCTVHVVDETVDGGPIVTQEPIPVFEGDDTDDLKHRVLYEGEFTAYPRAITWFAEDRVEVDLDDGTVAVDGDEGGNFPARRLVSNDRATTLRYGENPHQDAALYTDTTVSEASVVHADQLNEGAKALSYNNYNDADGALNLIKEFDEPAAAVIKHTNPAGCATADTLAAAYEKALSTDPMSAFGGIVALNRECDAATAEQIIDSFKEVVVAPGYTDAALDVLFEKENLRVLDVDGEFAVTDPMTEKPLVGGRLVQARDTQHLTADDLEVVTEREPTDEQVESMLFAWHTLKHVKSNGILFATGTETVGIGMGQVSRVDAVRLAAMKAEEHAEGKSAEGAVMASDAFFPFPDGIEVAAEAGIEAVVQPGGSKNDESVVEAADEHDIAMAFTGQRSFRHD is encoded by the coding sequence ATGAAACTCGCTGGGATGGCCAGCAACCGTGGCCGGAACCTGCTGAACATCGCCGACCGGAGCCCGGGTGGGGCGGAGTTCGCGGTCGTGCTGACGAACGACGCCGACGCGCCCGTCCTGGAGGACGCGGCCGAGCGCGGCATCCCGACGGAGGTCGTCGAGCGCGACGAGGACGAGAGCCGCGCGGCCCACGAGGAGCGCGTCCTGGACGCGCTCGCGGGGTACGACTTCGACCTCGTGACGCTGGACGGCTACATGCGGGTCCTCGGGGAGACGTTCCTCGACGCCGCGCCGACGACGCTGAACGTCCACCCGTCCCTGCTGCCGAACTTCGCCGGGATGGACCCTCACGAGCAGGTCCTGGACGCGGGCGTGAAGGTGACCGGCTGCACGGTCCACGTCGTCGACGAGACGGTCGACGGCGGGCCGATCGTGACCCAGGAACCCATCCCCGTCTTCGAGGGCGACGACACCGACGACCTGAAGCACCGCGTCCTCTACGAGGGCGAGTTCACGGCCTACCCGCGTGCGATCACGTGGTTCGCCGAGGACCGCGTCGAGGTCGACCTGGACGACGGGACCGTCGCGGTCGACGGCGACGAGGGTGGCAACTTCCCGGCCCGACGGCTGGTCTCCAACGACCGGGCGACGACGCTGCGATACGGGGAGAACCCCCATCAGGACGCGGCGCTGTACACGGACACCACCGTCTCCGAGGCCAGCGTCGTCCACGCCGATCAGCTCAACGAGGGCGCGAAGGCCCTGAGCTACAACAACTACAACGACGCCGACGGGGCGTTGAACCTCATCAAGGAGTTCGACGAGCCGGCCGCGGCGGTCATCAAGCACACCAACCCCGCGGGCTGTGCGACCGCCGACACGCTGGCGGCCGCCTACGAGAAGGCCCTCTCGACGGACCCGATGAGCGCCTTCGGGGGCATCGTCGCGCTGAACCGCGAGTGCGACGCCGCTACCGCCGAGCAGATCATCGACTCGTTCAAGGAGGTCGTCGTCGCGCCCGGCTACACCGACGCCGCGCTGGACGTCCTCTTCGAGAAGGAGAACCTCCGCGTGCTGGACGTCGACGGGGAGTTCGCGGTCACTGACCCGATGACGGAGAAGCCCCTCGTCGGCGGCCGTCTCGTCCAAGCGCGTGACACCCAGCACCTCACGGCCGACGACCTCGAAGTGGTCACCGAGCGCGAGCCGACCGACGAGCAGGTCGAGTCGATGCTGTTCGCGTGGCACACGCTGAAACACGTCAAGTCCAACGGCATCCTCTTCGCGACGGGCACCGAGACGGTCGGCATCGGGATGGGGCAGGTCTCCCGGGTCGACGCCGTCCGGCTCGCCGCGATGAAGGCCGAGGAACACGCCGAGGGCAAGAGCGCCGAGGGGGCCGTGATGGCCTCGGACGCCTTCTTCCCGTTCCCCGACGGCATCGAGGTGGCCGCCGAGGCCGGCATCGAGGCGGTCGTCCAGCCCGGCGGCTCGAAGAACGACGAGAGCGTCGTCGAGGCCGCCGACGAGCACGACATCGCGATGGCGTTCACCGGCCAGCGATCGTTCCGCCACGACTAA